Below is a genomic region from Moritella sp. F3.
GGTGGGCTGTGAAGGATTTGAACCTTCGACCAATTGATTAAAAGTCAACTGCTCTACCAACTGAGCTAACAGCCCCCGAATTCTTTCTTCATAGTAAATCCCGTTACGTATCTTATAAAATAGATAACCAGATTTAATATATGGTGGGTCCTACTGGGCTTGAACCAGTGACCCTCGCCTTGTAAGGGCGATGCTCTCCCAACTGAGCTAAGGACCCCATACTTTCGATTAATATTGGTAACGTTGTTTTGAAGCAGCGCCCCTAATCGAGGAGGCAGATATTATCCACTTCCAAATGTTTATGCAACCCCTAAATCAATTATTTTATTTAAATTGTTTCGTGGCGATCTTTTTTACTTCTTTTTGTTTATTAATTGTGCGTTAGTGCTCAGCTGAAGCAGGATTACTAATAGTAGATAACATATTTGTGAACGGCAACAAATATGATAAACCAATAACCTGCGTCATTTTTAGCGAATTTAATCCTATCCCATATTAATAATGTGACTATTTTGGTGCTATAAGTTTACCATTATCTAGAAAACTGTTAGCATCATCACACTTCTATGCCTGTCTTATATAGGCTCAATTTTGTTGTAAATAATCAATAAAATTAAGCATGGTTTTCTCTCATTTAAGGTTTTATTTTGCAGAATAAAATTGTTGAACTGAAACAGAAAGCTAAGTTGTTCAACCAACTTAGACTTGATCGTGCCTTATCCTTAATGGATGACAATGGGCGCGAAGTGACAGCTATTTTACCTCTTTTACTGCATTGTAATCACCCTAATCTACCTGTTTATCTAGCAGGAACAGTACCTTATGGTATTTGCCTATTTACACCTGACGAACAACAGCAAGATTATTTAACGGCATTAAATATTGAGTTAGATGACAAATGTGCAACGTGTTCGCCTATATATAGCTTATATGCCATGGGCAGTACCGGATCTATTGGCCAAAATTGGCGCAGTGATCTCGACATTTGGGTATGCCATGATCCAGCTATGAGTGAAGAACAAGCGCAGTTATTAGAGCAGAAATGCACGCTAATCACCGCGTGGGCAGAGACCTATCATGTCGAAGTTAACTTTTTTCTGATTGCAGAAGATAAGTTCCGAAAAGTAAATAATGCGGTGATGACAAAAGAAAGTTGTGGCAGCGCCCAACACTTTCTTTTGTTAGATGAATTTTATCGTAGTGCTTTGCGGATCGCAGGTAAACCCAGCCTTTGGCACATTTTACCTGTAGAATTTGATAATAATTATGATGACTATGTCGATGAATTGGTGGCTGATGGCATCATTGATCGTGAAGAGTGGGTTGATTTAGGTGGTTTTCCACGTATTCCAGCTGAAGAGTATTTTGGTTCTGCATTGTGGCAGCTTTATAAAGGTATTGATTCCCCTTACAAAGCGGTATTGAAAACGTTATTAATGGAAGCCTACTCTGCGGAATACCCAAATAACCGCTTATTATCGCAAATAATGAAAGAAAACTTTCAATTAGCCTCTTCACTGCAGTTGGAATTGTCACACGATACTTATTATCAAATTTTAGTAAAAGTAACTGCTTATCTTGAAAAGATAGGCGATAACGCGCGTGTTGATTTATTACGTCGTTGTTTTTACTTAAAAATGTTCAGTGGTAATTGCGCTGCGGAAAAACTAGCGCGTCCAGAATGGCATCGTACTTCTGTGGCAGAGGTTATCAGTGAATGGGACTGGCATCCCGATCGTATTGCTCATCTTGATAATCGTGACAATTGGAAAATTGAGCAAGTACAAGAGGCGCATCCCGAATTACTTGATGCAATGATGAAGGGTTATCGTAACCTTATTGGCTTTGCTCGTCGTAATAATATCAGTGAATCGATTAATCCTGCTGATATCGGTATTTTGTCCCGTAAGTTATATGCTGCATTTGAATCTTTGCCGGGTAAAGTGACTTATATTAACCCGCAGATATCACCTGACTTATCCGAACAGCAACTTAGTTTTGTACAAGTTCCCGATGGCCGTTTTAATAATTCCGGCTGGTACTTATATAATTCATCGCTTGAACCAATGCAGATTGTTGGTCGTAAACCATTGGAACATAACGGTTATCTAAGTAAGCTGGTTGCCTGGAGTTACTTTAATGGCTTGATGGCAGATAAAACTGAAGTCGATATTTTTAATCAAGACTCTGATATGAATAGCGATGTATTGAATTCATTCTGTAAAGATCTTAAGAGTAAATTTCCGATACAAGCAAAACCTGCATCGAATCAAGCGTTAAGCCGACCTTGCGAGATTCGTGATTTATCTATATTTTTAAATTTAGAGCACGATCCGACGAACCATTGGGGCGGTCGTATTATTGAATTTGATACCAATACCAGTGATGTCTTCTCGTTTGGTGATTGTAAAGCCTGCTTAGTCGGTAGTATTGATCTTATTTATCGTAATTCCTGGAATGAAGTGCGCACGCTGCATTTTTCTGGTGAAGAGCGTATTGTTGACGCATTGACGACTATCATGGGCAAAATGCATCAAGATGCGACGGAACCTGATTCGATTAAAGTGTTCTGTTATAGCTTACATTTTCGTGGTTTGATCCGTCATAGCTTTGAGCGTTTGGTACGAGATTGTATTAGTACGCGGTTACAACGTGATAAAGACCAGGTAGTTAAAATGCTGACTATTAGTGATGACCGCTTTGGTATTTATTTTGAGCGTCGTGGCGTGTCTATTCGTAAACTTGAGACATCTCTTGATTTATATAACCATATTTCTGAACGCAAGTTAGAGCAAATGCCATTGCGTATTGATAAAACGACAACGGCAGAAGGTACACCTCTTGCGGTTGAGTCACATTCGTCAGAAGGTTTGGTACAGTTCTTTTTTGAGAATTATAAAAATGGCTTTAACGTCTATATTGTTGATGAAGCTAACCGTGTCGAAACGTACCAGCATTTAAGTGGCAATAAAGATGAGCTGATCAAAGGTGTTCATCGTTTTTATACCAACTCTCAAGAAGAATCCCGCAACGAAGGTACGTTTGCTAATTTCAACTTACCACAATTTTACGATATCGTTTATTCTGAAAGCCAAGAGTTAGAAGTTATTCCTTACGTATCGACGAAATAGTACCCTCATTTATATCAGTGATTTCATCTCTTAGGCGTTTTTATTGAAAACGACAAATTTTATTTTTAAATTTGATTTACAACTGTAAGACATTGCCTATTTTAAACGTAAGAGTTAACTATTCCATGGTTGTGGGCTTATTCGTTTTTAGCAATGTGATACACCTTGTCCTACTTATCATCTTGTTGATATTATTACCTTAAGTTAATAGTGTGATCTGTATCTTGTATTTTTTATGCAAAAAAATCGATTTATGCATTGCAGCAAAATGGGATTTCTCTATAGTAGGTATCCGTAAGGACGCAGACGTAGTTGGTAAGGATTACTGACTAGATATGGATTATCGAATAGGATTTACCACAGGATGTGGTCGCAAGGAAAAGTCTTCAGGATGAAGATGCGATGGACACTCAACGGATTTGAGTTTAAGGACACCTCCAGGATGGAGATGAAATAAATCGGATTGATTTATTGTACCAGGATGGTAATAAAAAAATACCCGATGGATTGGGAGTTAAACCTAAAGGAAATTAGGTAAGTCAATTTGCAGGGAGCAAAATTAGTTCAAGGATTGGGCTACGTGACTACTTAAGGACGGCATTTATGCCGTCCTTTTCTTTATCTGCTGTTTTATTTCCCACCTCTTCTGAAATTACCTACTCACACTACCGTGCTGCTTTATTGAACAATCTCAGTCTATAATTACGCACTTGTTAGTATGCGCTATTACGGTGCGAGAGCTTATGTCTGTTAACCGTTCCTGAATATTCGACTGCCATGTCGTTAGATTTGTTTTCTCCTCGTTAAAGCGCTTTTACCCTGCTTAAAATAGCTATTATAAGCCTGTGTTTTTATTTCAATTTAGTGGTGGAATAGTACTAGGTATCGGGTGCATATTGGTAGTAATCTGATGCTAATTCGAGCAAGGGAACAAGATGATGAAGACGACCGATAATACTTTTATTGAAACTGATTTTAGCGATCAAGATTTAGAATCGATGATTTTTACGCGCTGTGCTTTTTACCGTTGTGATTTTAATCATGCGCAGTTAAATGATGCCGAATTTATAGATTGCCAATTCTTTGAATCGGGTAACCTGTCTGGTTGTCGATTTGATTACGCCGACTTGAAAGGGTGCAGTTTTAAACATTGTGACTTAAATATGAGTCAATTTATTGGGGCTGAATGTTTTGGTATTGAATTTCGAGGTTGTAATCTGCAAGGTACAGATTTTAACCGAGCTAGCTTTGCTAATTATATCACGCATAAAACCTTCTTCTGTTCTGCATATATAAGCCAATGTAACTTGAGTTATGCCAACCTTGCCGATCAACGCCTCGAAAAATGTGAGTTGTATGAAAACCGCTGGACCGGCTGTAATTTAGTTGGGGCATCATTGCAGGGCTCAGATCTGAGTCGTGGCGAGTTCTCGCAAGAGATTTGGTCACAGTTTAATCTTCAGCATTGTAATTTAAGTCATGTGGATCTTACTGGGCTTGACCCTCGACGGGTGAATTTGCAGGGCGTGACGATTTGCAGTTGGCAGCAGGAACAACTATTAGCCCCTTTTGGATTGATCATTGGTAGTGATTAATAAGGCACAGTGATCATGATCACACATTTATGGCTGCTATTGCTGATTCAATAAACATGGTATTTATAGGCTATTTTTAGCGTGTAAGAGATCGGCTATGCAGACCTGTAGATAAAGTACTTATATTCAAGTGTGATCCTAGGGTGTGACTGTTTTTATTTCTTTATGAGTAAGGCTTAAAGCCTATTCTCACGCTATTTAGAGTGATTACCACGGATGGGTTAGTGTTGTAGCTCTAATTTAATTTGTTTTTTATCGCTATTTATTGTTTTTAGATTTGTTATATTTGTTTCCAGAGACGCAGGAAGCTCATCAGGATGATGACTTGGCTCTCTACTGAAACCGCAAGGATGTGGTGGATAACAAGGATAGCACTCACGGATTTAGAGTGAATAATGGACACCTCCAGGACGGAGATGAGAAACAGGTTAGGATGACTTGTTAGGCTAGGATTGCCAAAGGAACAACTCAAAGGATTGGGGAAAAGTAAATCACCTAACGGATTAGGTAAAACGTCTAAGTGCAGGGAGCACAATAAGTTCAAGGATATGAGCTATTACGACAACGTAAAAGGCCGCATTAGTTTTCTAGTGCGGCCTTTTCTTTGCCTAAAATTTAGTAATCGCAGTGATGAAATAACTAAAGTAGAACAAAAACAATCAGATAAGCAGTTGTTTTACTGAAACCATAGTAAGGATATAAGCCTTAATTACGCCCTTGCTATGCCATCACGTTAAAAGCTAACGTCTTCGCCGCCTTGATTTTTAACGGCATCAGTTAATACCACTGATAATTCTTGTTGGGTGCGGTTATCAATCCATGCATCGTTGGTAAATGCAAAATGATGGCCATTGGCTTTTGTTGCTACCCAAAGCTGATGTAATGGCGCTTGTTTGTTCAAAATGATTTGCGAACCGTCACGGCAGTATAAAGTCAAAATACTGTTGCTGTTTTCATAATCGAGCTCAACATCACTGTCATCAATGATCTCTTCAAAGCTAATTAATAGCTCATCTACTTGTTCGTGGAATTCTGAATCAGTCATTTTTTATTAATCCTATTGCTTTTAATTTTGTCAGTGCGATTATAAGGGATAGAATTAATTTATCATTGAGTCGGTTATGAGCCAAGTAAGAAAAACAACATTTATTACATTAGCCTTGTTATTTAGTGCTAGCTTGTTGAGTGGTTGTGGTATTTCAGGTCCTTTGTATGCACCTGGAACAGGACCTGATGCGGGAAAAACTAAGCCAAAACAGGCCGAGACAAGTGTTGTTAGTAATGCTGAAAGTGAAACGCCAAGTGAGGCAACTGAATAAACAAACATTGTTGCATGATCGACAATGAATGGATGTGTTTACGATTTATAGAAAAGGAATAGAGCATTGGATTACTTTAATTATCAGGATGATGGCCAGTTATTTGCGGAACTGTGTGCTGTAGCTGACGTAGCAAAAAAGTTTGGTACACCGACGTATGTATATAGCCGAGCGACGATCGAACGTCATTGGCATGCATTTAATGATGCTGCTGGTGAACATCCACATTTGGTTTGTTATGCCGTAAAAGCTAATTCAAATATTGCTGTGCTTAACGTGATGGCGCGTTTAGGTTCAGGCTTTGATATTGTTTCTGGTGGTGAGTTATTACGCGTTATAGCAGCCGGTGGTGATCCAAGCAAAATCGTATTTTCTGGTGTTGGTAAAACAGTCGCTGAAATTAATTTAGCACTCGATCATCAAATTCATTGTTTCAATGTTGAATCAACATCAGAACTCGAGCGTATTAATGAAGTCGCGCTAAGTCGCGGTGTGCAAGCGCCAGTGTCTATTCGCGTAAATCCGAATATTGATGCAGGAACGCACCCGTATATTTCAACGGGTTTAAAAGAAAATAAATTCGGTATCGATATCGACCTTGCTGAAGGCGTTTATCAAGCGGCTAGCAAAATGGCTGGTATTAAATTGAATGGCGTTGATTGCCATATCGGTTCTCAGTTAACCGAGCTTTCACCGTTTTTAGAAGCGGTAGATAAGTTACTGGTATTAATTGATAAACTATCAGCACAAGGTATTGTACTTGCACACCTTGATGTAGGCGGCGGTTTAGGCGTTCCTTATGAAGGCGAAACACCACCATTACCAGCGGAATATGCGCAGGCACTAAAAGATAAATTAGCTGGTCGTAAACTGGCACTTATTTTTGAACCTGGTCGTGCGATCATGGCGAATGCCGGTATTTTGGTCAGTAAAGTTGAGTATATTAAACTTACTGAACATAAAAACTTTGCTATCGTTGATGCAGCGATGAATGATCTGATTCGTCCTGCGTTATACAGTGCGTGGCAAGCTATTGTACCAGTGAATAAATCATTAGTGCGTGAATCTCGAAACTATGATGTTGTTGGTCCAATTTGTGAAACTGGTGATTTTTTAGGTAAGAATCGTGATTTAACGATCGCGATGGATGATTATATCGTGGTGCGCTCTGCCGGTGCTTATGGCTCAACAATGAGTTCTAACTATAATTCGCGTAGTCGTCCTGCAGAAGTAATGGTTGATGGTGATGTCGCTCATTTGATCCGCCGCAGAGAAGAACTTGCAGAAATCTGGAAAGATGAAACGATTTTACCTGCGTAATAATAGTTTACCGACTGAATAGAATAAGGGTTACAGGTTCATATGTTTATACAGTTTTCAAAAATGCACGGTTTGGGTAATGATTTCATGGTTGTTGACTGTGTTACTCAAAATGTATTTTTTAATAATGACAATATCCGACGCTTAGCGGATAGAAATACCGGTATTGGCTTTGATCAGTTGTTAGTGGTTGAAGCGCCTTATGATCCTGATCTTGATTTTCATTATCGCATTTTTAATTCTGACGGTAGTGAAGTAGAGCAGTGTGGCAATGGTGCACGCTGTTTTGCGAGTTTTGTTCGTCATAAAGGTTTAACGAATAAGAGTAAAATTGCGGTAAGTACCAGTGCTGGTAAGATTTCCTTGCAGGTTGAATATGATGGCCAGATCACGGTGAACATGGGGGTGCCTGAATTAGCCCCTGATAAAATTCCATTTCGAGCCAAGCAACAAGAAAAAACCTATATTTTACGCGCATTAGAAAGCACGGTATTTTGTGGCGCGGTATCTATGGGTAATCCACATTGTGTGACATTAGTTGATGATATTGAGACGGCACCCTTAGCAGACCTAGGTCATGCGATTGCCCACCATGAACGTTTCCCTAATCGTGTTAATGCTGGCTTTATGCAAGTATTGTCGCCTGACCACGCTAAGTTACGTGTTTATGAGCGTGGTGTTGGTGAAACGCAAGCGTGTGGTACAGGTGCTTGTGCGGCAGCTGTTGTCGGTCAATTGCAAGGTAAACTAGGTCAAGATGTATGTATGGAACTGCCTGGCGGTAAATTACAAATATCATGGCGTGGTCCAGGTACTCCGGTCTTTATGACGGGACCTGCAACACATGTTTACGATGGACAGATAAATATATGATCGATGTGTCAGCGTCGGTGTTAAATGTGGAACCGCCCACTATTTCAGAGCAGGATGTGATTGCTTTTTTACAGGCGGAACCGGATTTTTTTGTACGCAATAATGATTTAGTTGATTCTCTGTCTATTTCTCATGGTCAGCAAGGCAGCGTATCTTTAGTGACTATACGGTTAGAGCGTCAACGCCAACGCATTGCTGATTTAGAACAACAGTTACAACAATTAGTGGCGATTGCCGCTGACAACGATAAATTATTTCGTATTTATGCGGATATTTATACGGCACTGTTTCATTGTACTTCAGTGATGCAGATGCAGCGTATTTTAGTCAATGAGATCCAGTCTCAGTTGCCTTTAGCGGCTGTTAATTTACATCTTAATGAAGCTTATTTTCACCTCAAATCGCAATATTTACCTCTCGCTATCTCAGCTGGACAATTAATTCGCATTCGTCAGCAACAATTTGCCGGAGGTGATCATTATTTTGGACCTGTTACGGGTGTGGATAAAGCCTTATTGTTTGGTCAAGATGCTTTGGTTAACTCAGTGGCCTTAATGGCATTGGGTGAACGCGGTGAGTATGGTTTACTCGCTATTGGTAGTGCTAATGGGGATCATTACCAAGCGGGTATGGATAACTTGCTGTTAGGTCAACTTTGTCGCATTATCTCTACCCTGTTACCGCAACTGATGCCTTTACGTGACAACGCCATCAAAAAATAATATCGCAGCAGGTAGTGAGCTACCTGTACCTTGCGAACTACCGATACAATTGCTTAAACCGATAGACCGTTTTTTACGTTATATCACCAGTGAGCGTCAATTGAGTTTGCATACCGCGCGTAATTATCGTCGCCATTTGACGCTATTCGCCGAGCAAATGCTGACATTACCTATCACGGAATGGCATGCGCTTGACGCATCCCAAGTGCGTAAGCTAGCGACTTTAAATCATAAATTGGGTTTATCGCCACGCAGCTTGGCCACTAAATTATCCGCATTGCGCAGTTTTTGTGATTATTTAGTACTGCAAGGTGACTTGAGCGCCAACCCAGCCAAAGGCGTATCTGCTCCTCGACAACATAAAGCGTTACCTAAGAATCTTGATGTTGATGAAATTAATCAACTACTCGCTGTATCCAATGCGGAAGAAAAAGATGCTCCGTTTTTAGTGCTGCGTGATAAAGCCATGATGGAGTTAATGTACTCGGCAGGCTTGCGGTTAGACGAATTGGTTAACTTAGATTTAAAAGACGTTAAGTTAAGCGATAAAACGATGCGCGTGATTGGTAAAGGCAATAAACAACGTCAATTACCCATCGGCAGTGTGGCGATCTCGGCATTAAAAGCGTGGCTAAAAGTACGTGGTGAATACGCTGATAGCACGCAACCTGCATTATTTATTAGTCAATTGCGCCGTCGGATCTCACATCGCAGTGTACAAAGCCGAATGGCGAAGTGGGGGCAACAACAAACACTGACGAGTCATGTACATCCGCATAAATTACGTCATTCATTTGCCACTCATATGCTTGAATCCAGTGGCGATTTACGTGCCGTACAAGAATTATTGGGGCATGCTAATATCAGTACCACTCAAATCTACACCAGTTTGGACTTTCAACATCTGGCTAAGGTATATGATGCTGCCCACCCTCGAGCAAAGAAAAAGAACAGAGAGGATTGATGAAATTCTATCGACGATTACAACAGATCAAAGCCATGAGTTTCGATCTAGACGATACCTTATATGACAATGGTCCCGTGGTACGCCGAGCTGAAACGTGGATGCATATGCATTTGCGCAGTCAATATCCACAGATTACCCATTTAGACAGTCATGCTTGGTTACAGTTACAACGCCAGGTGATTCACCAACAGCCGACTTTGGTGCATGATGTCAGTGCGATCCGTATTGCTTGTTTAACGGTATTATTTTTACGTCACGGTTATAGTGAGCAGGATGCCCGTTCAGTCGCTGAAGGTATTTTTAAGCAAGTACTTGCGGTGCGCAGTGACTTTGTTGTGCCAGAAAATACGTTTGCCGTGTTATCTGAATTGGCGAGTAAAGTGCCGTTAATTGCTGTGACTAACGGTAATGTCGATACCGATAAAATTGGCCTCACGCCTTTTTTTACCGCGGTGATAAAACCGGGCAATGGATTAAGAATGAAACCGTATCCAGATTTGTTCACGCTTGCGGCTGACACGTTAGCATTACCACCCCAACATATTCTCCATGTCGGTGATCATCTTAAGTCTGATGTCGCTGGTGCAATCAGTAATGGCTTCATGTCAGCTTGGTTTAATGATCAACAACAATCGTTAATGACAAGTAACAAAACCAGTCATTTACCCGATATTGAAATAACGCACTTGGATGAATTAACAAGCCTGTTATAATCCTTTTATTCTACTGATTAAATATACAGTCTAAGGTGACTAAATTATGGAT
It encodes:
- a CDS encoding class I adenylate cyclase produces the protein MQNKIVELKQKAKLFNQLRLDRALSLMDDNGREVTAILPLLLHCNHPNLPVYLAGTVPYGICLFTPDEQQQDYLTALNIELDDKCATCSPIYSLYAMGSTGSIGQNWRSDLDIWVCHDPAMSEEQAQLLEQKCTLITAWAETYHVEVNFFLIAEDKFRKVNNAVMTKESCGSAQHFLLLDEFYRSALRIAGKPSLWHILPVEFDNNYDDYVDELVADGIIDREEWVDLGGFPRIPAEEYFGSALWQLYKGIDSPYKAVLKTLLMEAYSAEYPNNRLLSQIMKENFQLASSLQLELSHDTYYQILVKVTAYLEKIGDNARVDLLRRCFYLKMFSGNCAAEKLARPEWHRTSVAEVISEWDWHPDRIAHLDNRDNWKIEQVQEAHPELLDAMMKGYRNLIGFARRNNISESINPADIGILSRKLYAAFESLPGKVTYINPQISPDLSEQQLSFVQVPDGRFNNSGWYLYNSSLEPMQIVGRKPLEHNGYLSKLVAWSYFNGLMADKTEVDIFNQDSDMNSDVLNSFCKDLKSKFPIQAKPASNQALSRPCEIRDLSIFLNLEHDPTNHWGGRIIEFDTNTSDVFSFGDCKACLVGSIDLIYRNSWNEVRTLHFSGEERIVDALTTIMGKMHQDATEPDSIKVFCYSLHFRGLIRHSFERLVRDCISTRLQRDKDQVVKMLTISDDRFGIYFERRGVSIRKLETSLDLYNHISERKLEQMPLRIDKTTTAEGTPLAVESHSSEGLVQFFFENYKNGFNVYIVDEANRVETYQHLSGNKDELIKGVHRFYTNSQEESRNEGTFANFNLPQFYDIVYSESQELEVIPYVSTK
- a CDS encoding Qnr family pentapeptide repeat protein codes for the protein MKTTDNTFIETDFSDQDLESMIFTRCAFYRCDFNHAQLNDAEFIDCQFFESGNLSGCRFDYADLKGCSFKHCDLNMSQFIGAECFGIEFRGCNLQGTDFNRASFANYITHKTFFCSAYISQCNLSYANLADQRLEKCELYENRWTGCNLVGASLQGSDLSRGEFSQEIWSQFNLQHCNLSHVDLTGLDPRRVNLQGVTICSWQQEQLLAPFGLIIGSD
- the cyaY gene encoding iron donor protein CyaY, whose protein sequence is MTDSEFHEQVDELLISFEEIIDDSDVELDYENSNSILTLYCRDGSQIILNKQAPLHQLWVATKANGHHFAFTNDAWIDNRTQQELSVVLTDAVKNQGGEDVSF
- a CDS encoding lipoprotein → MSQVRKTTFITLALLFSASLLSGCGISGPLYAPGTGPDAGKTKPKQAETSVVSNAESETPSEATE
- the lysA gene encoding diaminopimelate decarboxylase, coding for MDYFNYQDDGQLFAELCAVADVAKKFGTPTYVYSRATIERHWHAFNDAAGEHPHLVCYAVKANSNIAVLNVMARLGSGFDIVSGGELLRVIAAGGDPSKIVFSGVGKTVAEINLALDHQIHCFNVESTSELERINEVALSRGVQAPVSIRVNPNIDAGTHPYISTGLKENKFGIDIDLAEGVYQAASKMAGIKLNGVDCHIGSQLTELSPFLEAVDKLLVLIDKLSAQGIVLAHLDVGGGLGVPYEGETPPLPAEYAQALKDKLAGRKLALIFEPGRAIMANAGILVSKVEYIKLTEHKNFAIVDAAMNDLIRPALYSAWQAIVPVNKSLVRESRNYDVVGPICETGDFLGKNRDLTIAMDDYIVVRSAGAYGSTMSSNYNSRSRPAEVMVDGDVAHLIRRREELAEIWKDETILPA
- the dapF gene encoding diaminopimelate epimerase, yielding MFIQFSKMHGLGNDFMVVDCVTQNVFFNNDNIRRLADRNTGIGFDQLLVVEAPYDPDLDFHYRIFNSDGSEVEQCGNGARCFASFVRHKGLTNKSKIAVSTSAGKISLQVEYDGQITVNMGVPELAPDKIPFRAKQQEKTYILRALESTVFCGAVSMGNPHCVTLVDDIETAPLADLGHAIAHHERFPNRVNAGFMQVLSPDHAKLRVYERGVGETQACGTGACAAAVVGQLQGKLGQDVCMELPGGKLQISWRGPGTPVFMTGPATHVYDGQINI
- a CDS encoding DUF484 family protein produces the protein MIDVSASVLNVEPPTISEQDVIAFLQAEPDFFVRNNDLVDSLSISHGQQGSVSLVTIRLERQRQRIADLEQQLQQLVAIAADNDKLFRIYADIYTALFHCTSVMQMQRILVNEIQSQLPLAAVNLHLNEAYFHLKSQYLPLAISAGQLIRIRQQQFAGGDHYFGPVTGVDKALLFGQDALVNSVALMALGERGEYGLLAIGSANGDHYQAGMDNLLLGQLCRIISTLLPQLMPLRDNAIKK
- the xerC gene encoding tyrosine recombinase XerC; translated protein: MTTPSKNNIAAGSELPVPCELPIQLLKPIDRFLRYITSERQLSLHTARNYRRHLTLFAEQMLTLPITEWHALDASQVRKLATLNHKLGLSPRSLATKLSALRSFCDYLVLQGDLSANPAKGVSAPRQHKALPKNLDVDEINQLLAVSNAEEKDAPFLVLRDKAMMELMYSAGLRLDELVNLDLKDVKLSDKTMRVIGKGNKQRQLPIGSVAISALKAWLKVRGEYADSTQPALFISQLRRRISHRSVQSRMAKWGQQQTLTSHVHPHKLRHSFATHMLESSGDLRAVQELLGHANISTTQIYTSLDFQHLAKVYDAAHPRAKKKNRED
- a CDS encoding HAD-IA family hydrolase, with the translated sequence MKFYRRLQQIKAMSFDLDDTLYDNGPVVRRAETWMHMHLRSQYPQITHLDSHAWLQLQRQVIHQQPTLVHDVSAIRIACLTVLFLRHGYSEQDARSVAEGIFKQVLAVRSDFVVPENTFAVLSELASKVPLIAVTNGNVDTDKIGLTPFFTAVIKPGNGLRMKPYPDLFTLAADTLALPPQHILHVGDHLKSDVAGAISNGFMSAWFNDQQQSLMTSNKTSHLPDIEITHLDELTSLL